Genomic window (Polaribacter batillariae):
ATTTTGTTAATTGGTGTCATGGTTTTTGTGTTTTATCAGTTCAATCCTTCGCCTTTAAATTTTAACCCTGGCGCAAATATCGAAGTTGTAAAATCTAAATATGCAAATGAGTACCAACAGTTACAAGATGAACATGTAAAAATTGAAAATTCAAAAAAAATACTTTTTTCAAATGGTTTTCAGCCAGAAGAAAAACAACAAATTTTAGACTTAAATACAAGAGATTTGGCTTTAAAAGCAAAATCGAAAGCAATTATTGATAAAATTGATGAAGAAAATACTTTAGAAAAAATAGAGTCGAATGACAAAGATTATGTGTTTATTCATTTTATTTTAAACAACTTACCAAGAGGTTTAATTGGCCTTTTGTTAGCGGTAATTTTGTCTGCAGCCATGTCTTCTACAGCATCTGAATTAAATGCTTTGGCGAGTACAACTGCCATGGATTTATACAAACGAAATGTAAAAAAAGAAAGAAGCGAAACGCATTTTGTAAAAGCCTCTAAATGGTTCACTTTGGTCTGGGGTATTGTTGCCATTTCTGTGGCCTGTATTGCCAATTTGTTTGATAATTTAATTCAGCTCGTAAATATTATTGGATCTATTTTCTACGGAAATGTTTTGGGTATTTTCTTACTGGCATTTTTTATAAAATTTGTAAAAGGAAACGCTGTTTTTATCGCAGCTTTAATTACACAAGCAATTATTATTGCTGTTTATTTTTTAGATTGGTTGCCTTATTTATGGCTAAACTTATTGGGTTGCGCTTTGGTAATGGGAACTGCGATTTTAATTCAGTCTTTTTTACCAAAAAAGCCAAAATTAAAATTGAGTGAAGTTTAAATTGAAAATTCAAACCTCACAGGTTTTTAAAACCTGTGAGGTCTTTAAGTATAAGTGCAATGATTAGAAAGATTAAATGGGGAATTATTGGTCTAGGAAAAATAGCTAATAAATTTGCAGAAGATTTAGCAACAATTAATGATGCAGAATTAGTTGCAGTCGCTTCTAGAAATCAAGAGAATGCAAATGAGTTTGCGAGTAAATTTAACGCTAAAAAGGCATACAATTCGTATGAAGATTTAGTAAAGGATTCTGAAGTTGATGCAATTTATATCGCAACTCCCCATAGTTTTCATAAAAACCACACTCTGCTTTGTTTGCAACATAAAAAAGCAGTTTTGTGTGAAAAACCTTTTGCAATGAATTCAATAGAAGTTGAAGAAATGATTTCTGTTGCCAAAGAAAACAACGTTTTATTAATGGAAGCATTATGGACGTATTTTTTGCCACATTATAAATTTGCTTTAAAATTTTTGCAACAAGAAAAATTAGGGAAAGTAACTCAATTAGAAGCAGATTTTGGTTTTCATCCAGCATACAATGAAAACAGTAGGGTTTTTAAAAAAGAGGTGGGTGGTGGAAGCTTGTTAGATATTGGAATTTATCCAATTTTTGCAGCTTTATCAACCTTAGGAAAACCAAAAAAGATCGATGCAAATGCAACTTTTTTTAAAAACGGAGCAGATGCTGCTTGTTCAATGGTTTTTGAATATGAAAATTCAAAAGCACTTTTAAAAAGTACGTTATTAGAAAAAACAAAAACGGAAGCAATTTTTACTTGCGAAAAAGGAAAATTGATAATAAACAGGCAATTTCACGCACCAAGTTCTGTAACTATTATTTCTGAAGAAAAAGAAGAAACTATTCAATTTGAAAATACAACAAATGGGTATCATTTCGAAACAGAGCATTTTAATCAGCTTTTAAGAGATGGTAAAAAAGAAAGTGATGTAATGACTTTCGAATTCTCTAAAAACTTGATTAAAGTTTTGGATGAAGTAAGGGCGGCTATTGGTTTAGATTATTAGGTTGAAGAAATTGTACCCTTTATTTTATCTAAATTTTAGATTTTCTATTGAAATCTTTCATAAAATTATGAGTGTGCTATTTCCTATCCAAAAAGTCTTGATAAGCTTCTTGCGAAATTGCTTTTCCTAAAGAATCTAATTGAGAAGCTTCCTTTCCACTTTCTAAGATAGTTTTATCACTTGTAAAATCGTACACAAACAAGCCGTTTTTAGAGAAAGTTCCAAAGCCATTATTAAAAATATAATGTATGTATTGTTGGTTTGAATTGTTAAAAATGTTTTTGCTAAAATTAAAGTCAGTATTGTTTCCATTTACCAAATCTAACAAGGTAAAGGGTAAATCTACCTGCGAAGAAATATTATTTATTTCGATGCCTTTTTGTTGCAAAGCACCCCCAACCACAACATTGGTATTTTAAATTTTTTAGGAGAATTAAAAACACCTTCGTGTTTTGGAGAGCGGTGTCCATGATCTGCAATAATAATAATTAAGGTGTTTTTATACCAAGGTTGTTGTTTTGCATTTTCGATAAAATCTCCAATCACTTGATCTGTATATGCATGTGCGCTTCTAAATTTATTTTCGTCTGTATCTTTTCCGAATTTGTAATCGCCAATAATTTCGTAAGGTTCGTGACTTGTAAGTGTTAAAGCAATTTTAAAAAAAGGTTCTTTTTGAGCGCCTTTTAAATCGTCTGCAAAACGCTTCATAAAAATATGGTCGTGTGCGCCCCATTTCGAATTCCAATCTTTTTTATCGAAATCATCTCCATCTACAAAATGCGTAATTCCAGAGTTTCGTAAATAGGTATTCATATTTCCAAAATTTAAATCTCCACCATGATAAAAAGAAGTTTCGTAGCCTAAATCAATCATTTTTTGAGGCAACATTGGCAAACTTCTGGTTTTATTTGGCATTTTCATAATGCTTTTTGTGGGCTGTGGATAATAACCACTTAAAATAGCAGGAATTCCTTTGTCTGTTCGGTCTCCATTTGCATAGAAATTTGTAAATAAAATTCCTTCTTTAGAAAGTCGATTCAAATTCTCAGTAACATGTGGTTCACCACCCAAAGAACCTACAACTTTGGCCGTTAAACTTTCCCAAATAATTAAAATAACGTTTGGTTTTGGGTTGTTTAAAATACTGTCTTTTGTGGCTGTTAATAATGGTTTTCTTCTTTTTGAAATGATTTTTTTCGCAACAACATCATCAAAAAACTTGTAAGGATTTCCGGTGTCTGATTTGTGAGAAAGCACATTAAAAAAATTCCAAATAAAATTAATTGCAGCATGGTTGGCAAACATTTTATCAGAAAAATAAACATTGCTTTGGTTTACAGGAATCGTTTGCAACCCCCTCTTAAAGGAATTATTAAAAGAGCAGTTATTATTAAAAACAAAGGTATTTGTAACCCACTTCCTTTGTTGATATTTTTCATTTTTAAATGAATGTTCTTTTGAAACCATTTGATAAAAATAAAAGAAAATATCACTAAAAATAAAGTTCCTAAAATTATTTGAAAACTAGAAACAGAAGCCAACATTACTTCTGGAGTATTTAAATATGTAAAGAAAGTGGTATCTAAACGAACTCCCCAAGCTTCATACAAACCAACATCTAATAATAGAAAAATAGTTACTAAAATAATTAAAATATATGAGTACCATTTTATAATTTTTTCGATAATTTTAGTTGGAAAAAATACCGTAAAAATAATCAGCAAAAAAGGAATGATACTTAAATAAGAAGCAAAAGAGCCATCTAATCGTAAACCATAAACAAATGTTTTAAGAATTGTTACAAAGTCTAACTCTTTGGTTTTATCAAAATTAAAAAGCAGAAAAAATAACCGCGCAAATACAAAATAACCCACCCAAAGAAAAAAATAAGTAAAGTTAAATAAAAGTCTGTTTTTTATACTTTTCATAAAATAAAATAGAAGAATTTTTAAAGGTTATTCAGTTACTTTTAAGCGAGCTTTTGCAGTTACAGAAACATCAGAATAATCGTTATTTAAATATTTTAAATACCCAGTAATGGCAATCATGGCAGCATTATCTGTTGTATATTCGAACTTTGGAATGTAGGTGGTCCAGCCAAAATGCTTTTCTGCGAGCTGTAAACGTTTTCTAATTTCTGAATTTGCAGAAACACCACCAGCAATGGCAATGTGTTTTATACCCGTTTTTTTAACCGCATTTTTTAATTTTTCCATTAAAATTTCTACAATTGTATATTGTATAGAAGCACAAATATCATCTAAATTTTCTTCGATAAAATTAAGGTTTATACGCTGTTGTTTCTGAATAAAATATAAAATTCCTGTTTTTAAACCACTAAAACTAAAATCTAAATCGCCCACTTTTGGTTTTGTAAAAGGAAATGCTTTTGGGTTTCCTAATTGTGCGTGTTTATCAATTAAAGGACCTCCAGGATAAGGTAAACCTAAAATTTTTGCAGATTTATCAAAAGCTTCTCCAACAGCATCATCTATAGTTTCACCTAAAATTTCCATTTCAAAATAATGGGTAACTTTTACAATTTGTGTATGACCACCACTTATGGTTAAGCAAATAAATGGAAAAGGAGGCGTTTTGTTAGTTTCTTCTTTAATAAAATGAGCCAAAATATGTGCCTGCATATGGTTTACATCAATCAAAGGAATTTCTAAACCCAAAGCTAAAGATTTTGCAAAAGAAGTTCCAACTAATAAAGAACCCATTAAACCAGGGCCTCTCGTAAATGCAATTGCAGATAATTTTTCTTTTGTAATATTCGCTTTTTCTATGGCTTGTTGTATCACAGGAACAATGTTTTGTTGGTGTGCTCTGGAGGCCAACTCAGGCACAACACCACCGTATTTAGCGTGTACTTCTTGGTTGGCAACCACATTACTTAAAACTTTAGCATCGCAAATAACAGAGGCACTTGTGTCGTCGCAAGAAGATTCTATTCCTAAAATATAAACCGGTTTTTTCATAAAAAAATATTGAGTCACAAAATTAAGTATTATTTTAGGTTGAAGTCACTTTTTTAAGATTAGAAATTAAATTCTTTGTTAAATTTGCACGTTCTTTGTAAGAGTTGGCAATATTTTTGATTACTTGTCATTAAAACATTGTTATTTCTTTTAAAATAAATAGTCATTAAACGAGCTGGAAAAAAAATACTAAAATGGTTAGGGTACCTTGTGCTCTTTTTGTTGTTGCTTAGTATTTTATTATCTACCTCTTATGTACAAACGAAATTGGGCGAATATGCAACAAATCGCATTAACGACGATTTCGGAACCAACCTAACCATTGGAAAAATAAACTTATCTTTTTTAGGAAGTGTAGAACTAAAAGATGTAAAAATTAAAGACCATCATAAAGATACTTTAATCTTTGTAAATAGCGTAAGCACTTCTATTTTAAATGCTAAAAAAGTACTAAATAGCGAAGTTTTATTAGGCGATATTACCATAGATGGCGCACATTATTACATGAAAACCTACAAAGGCGAAAAAGACGATAATATGGCTGTTTTTATGGATGGTTTTAAAAGCGATAAACCAAAAGAATCGCTTGTACCTCCATTTATTTTAAAAACAGCCAATGTTTATGTAAATAATTTAGATTTTAAATTAATTAATTTAAACAAGAAAGATTCGTTGGTTTTTTCAGCATTAAAAACAGGAGGAAATTTACAAAACCTATCTATTGTAGGGCTTAATTTTTCTACCAATACAAGAGGTTTGTATTTTGTAACTAATTTAGGGTTAGAGGTAACCAACTTAACCACCAATTATACATTTACCAAAACGGCAATGAAATTTGCAAATACCACTTTGCAAACCAAAAATTCTAATATA
Coding sequences:
- a CDS encoding LTA synthase family protein, with product MQTIPVNQSNVYFSDKMFANHAAINFIWNFFNVLSHKSDTGNPYKFFDDVVAKKIISKRRKPLLTATKDSILNNPKPNVILIIWESLTAKVVGSLGGEPHVTENLNRLSKEGILFTNFYANGDRTDKGIPAILSGYYPQPTKSIMKMPNKTRSLPMLPQKMIDLGYETSFYHGGDLNFGNMNTYLRNSGITHFVDGDDFDKKDWNSKWGAHDHIFMKRFADDLKGAQKEPFFKIALTLTSHEPYEIIGDYKFGKDTDENKFRSAHAYTDQVIGDFIENAKQQPWYKNTLIIIIADHGHRSPKHEGVFNSPKKFKIPMLWLGVLCNKKASK
- the tsaD gene encoding tRNA (adenosine(37)-N6)-threonylcarbamoyltransferase complex transferase subunit TsaD yields the protein MKKPVYILGIESSCDDTSASVICDAKVLSNVVANQEVHAKYGGVVPELASRAHQQNIVPVIQQAIEKANITKEKLSAIAFTRGPGLMGSLLVGTSFAKSLALGLEIPLIDVNHMQAHILAHFIKEETNKTPPFPFICLTISGGHTQIVKVTHYFEMEILGETIDDAVGEAFDKSAKILGLPYPGGPLIDKHAQLGNPKAFPFTKPKVGDLDFSFSGLKTGILYFIQKQQRINLNFIEENLDDICASIQYTIVEILMEKLKNAVKKTGIKHIAIAGGVSANSEIRKRLQLAEKHFGWTTYIPKFEYTTDNAAMIAITGYLKYLNNDYSDVSVTAKARLKVTE
- a CDS encoding Gfo/Idh/MocA family protein gives rise to the protein MIRKIKWGIIGLGKIANKFAEDLATINDAELVAVASRNQENANEFASKFNAKKAYNSYEDLVKDSEVDAIYIATPHSFHKNHTLLCLQHKKAVLCEKPFAMNSIEVEEMISVAKENNVLLMEALWTYFLPHYKFALKFLQQEKLGKVTQLEADFGFHPAYNENSRVFKKEVGGGSLLDIGIYPIFAALSTLGKPKKIDANATFFKNGADAACSMVFEYENSKALLKSTLLEKTKTEAIFTCEKGKLIINRQFHAPSSVTIISEEKEETIQFENTTNGYHFETEHFNQLLRDGKKESDVMTFEFSKNLIKVLDEVRAAIGLDY